A window of the Hordeum vulgare subsp. vulgare chromosome 5H, MorexV3_pseudomolecules_assembly, whole genome shotgun sequence genome harbors these coding sequences:
- the LOC123399830 gene encoding cilia- and flagella-associated protein 20 isoform X3, which yields MFKNTFQSGFLSILYSLGYAAWWPCIGLTSYTAFFSLVWIPHALCFSMCYFVRTKPLQIWDKEVVDGHIKRPQDEDIKSNVLEIVGTNVQSTYITCPADPAATLGIKLPFLALIVKNLKKYFTFEVHILDDKNVRRRFRASNFQVFRHKGKAIYLHDAVEA from the exons ATGTTTAAGAACACATTCCAGTCCGGGTTTCTATCTATTCTCTACAGCCTTGGGTATGCAGCATGGTGGCCTTGTATTGGTCTCACTAGTTACACTGCTTTCTTTTCTTTAGTCTGGATACCTCATGCCTTGTGTTTTTCCATGTGTTATTTTGTCAGGACCAAGCCGTTGCAGATATGGGACAAGGAAG TTGTTGATGGGCACATCAAAAGGCCTCAGGATGAAGATATTAAGTCTAACGTACTTGAGATTGTTGGAACAAATGTGCAGTCAACCTACATCACTTGCCCAGCTGACCCTGCTGCCACTCTTGGAATTAAGCTTCCATTTCTTGCCCTCATCGTGAAGAATCTTAAAAAATACTTCACATTTGAAGTCCATATTTTGGATGACAAGAATGTCCGCCGACGATTCCGGGCATCAAATTTTCAAGTGT TCCGTCACAAGGGTAAAGCCATATATCTGCACGATGCCGTTGAAGCTTGA
- the LOC123399830 gene encoding cilia- and flagella-associated protein 20 isoform X1 translates to MFKNTFQSGFLSILYSLGYAAWWPCIGLTSYTAFFSLVWIPHALCFSMCYFVRTKPLQIWDKEVVDGHIKRPQDEDIKSNVLEIVGTNVQSTYITCPADPAATLGIKLPFLALIVKNLKKYFTFEVHILDDKNVRRRFRASNFQSVTRVKPYICTMPLKLDDGWNNIQLNLTDLTKRAYGTNYAETLRVQVHANCRLRRIYFSDRLYSEEELPAEFKLYLPIQKS, encoded by the exons ATGTTTAAGAACACATTCCAGTCCGGGTTTCTATCTATTCTCTACAGCCTTGGGTATGCAGCATGGTGGCCTTGTATTGGTCTCACTAGTTACACTGCTTTCTTTTCTTTAGTCTGGATACCTCATGCCTTGTGTTTTTCCATGTGTTATTTTGTCAGGACCAAGCCGTTGCAGATATGGGACAAGGAAG TTGTTGATGGGCACATCAAAAGGCCTCAGGATGAAGATATTAAGTCTAACGTACTTGAGATTGTTGGAACAAATGTGCAGTCAACCTACATCACTTGCCCAGCTGACCCTGCTGCCACTCTTGGAATTAAGCTTCCATTTCTTGCCCTCATCGTGAAGAATCTTAAAAAATACTTCACATTTGAAGTCCATATTTTGGATGACAAGAATGTCCGCCGACGATTCCGGGCATCAAATTTTCAA TCCGTCACAAGGGTAAAGCCATATATCTGCACGATGCCGTTGAAGCTTGACGATGGCTGGAACAACATCCAGTTGAATCTCACCGATCTGACAAAAAGAGCCTATGGCACAAACTACGCCGAGACGCTCCGAGTGCAAGTCCACGCAAACTGCCGGCTCCGCAGGATCTACTTCTCCGACCGCCTCTACTCAGAAGAGGAGCTGCCGGCCGAGTTCAAGCTCTACCTTCCAATCCAG AAATCGTAG
- the LOC123399830 gene encoding cilia- and flagella-associated protein 20 isoform X2, whose amino-acid sequence MFKNTFQSGFLSILYSLGTKPLQIWDKEVVDGHIKRPQDEDIKSNVLEIVGTNVQSTYITCPADPAATLGIKLPFLALIVKNLKKYFTFEVHILDDKNVRRRFRASNFQSVTRVKPYICTMPLKLDDGWNNIQLNLTDLTKRAYGTNYAETLRVQVHANCRLRRIYFSDRLYSEEELPAEFKLYLPIQKS is encoded by the exons ATGTTTAAGAACACATTCCAGTCCGGGTTTCTATCTATTCTCTACAGCCTTGG GACCAAGCCGTTGCAGATATGGGACAAGGAAG TTGTTGATGGGCACATCAAAAGGCCTCAGGATGAAGATATTAAGTCTAACGTACTTGAGATTGTTGGAACAAATGTGCAGTCAACCTACATCACTTGCCCAGCTGACCCTGCTGCCACTCTTGGAATTAAGCTTCCATTTCTTGCCCTCATCGTGAAGAATCTTAAAAAATACTTCACATTTGAAGTCCATATTTTGGATGACAAGAATGTCCGCCGACGATTCCGGGCATCAAATTTTCAA TCCGTCACAAGGGTAAAGCCATATATCTGCACGATGCCGTTGAAGCTTGACGATGGCTGGAACAACATCCAGTTGAATCTCACCGATCTGACAAAAAGAGCCTATGGCACAAACTACGCCGAGACGCTCCGAGTGCAAGTCCACGCAAACTGCCGGCTCCGCAGGATCTACTTCTCCGACCGCCTCTACTCAGAAGAGGAGCTGCCGGCCGAGTTCAAGCTCTACCTTCCAATCCAG AAATCGTAG